A region of Chelonia mydas isolate rCheMyd1 chromosome 7, rCheMyd1.pri.v2, whole genome shotgun sequence DNA encodes the following proteins:
- the ABHD14A gene encoding protein ABHD14A isoform X5, with translation MQCTNIAQKERLTMALIRNRLGLLVLGVLVTFVLYLLLPAIQHERFTSRAGSHKAQARAEEKGQQDVNVTVLTGTIAGSPSILFREGFLLQRAGTPSPKRLEVVFLHGQAFTSKTWEDLGTLTLLSEEGYRSVAIDLPGYGNSPLSDSVSTEQGRVAFLLRVLKELGIQRPVLISPSMSGHYSVPFVLVHGAQLKGFVPIAPVGTQEYTAQQYQQVQTPTLIIYGERDSGLGAQSLQSLQQLPKHKVVVLPDAGHACYLEKPREFHEVLLAFLGELQ, from the exons AACGGCTGACAATGGCTTTGATCCGCAACAGACTGGGGCTGCTGGTCCTCGGGGTCCTCGTCACCTTTGTCCTCTACCTGTTGCTCCCTGCAATCCAGCACGAGAGGTTCACGTCCAGGGCAGGCAGCCACAAGGCCCAGGCCAGGGCTGAGGAGAAGGGCCAGCAAGATGTCAACGTCACCGTCCTAACAGGGACCATTGCAGGGAGCCCGTCCATCTTATTCAGAGAAGGcttcctgctccagagagctgggACTCCCAGCCCCAAAAG GCTGGAGGTGGTTTTTCTGCACGGCCAGGCTTTTACTTCCAAGACTTGGGAGGACCTGGGGACGCTGACTCTGCTCTCAGAGGAAGGATATCGCTCCGTTGCTATCGACCTGCCTG GCTACGGCAACTCCCCGCTTTCCGATTCTGTCTCCACGGAGCAGGGCCGTGTCGCCTTCCTGCTGCGTGTGCTGAAGGAGCTGGGGATCCAGAGGCCAGTTCTGATCAGCCCGTCCATGAGTGGCCACTATTCCGTCCCCTTTGTCCTGGTACATGGGGCGCAGCTGAAGGGCTTTGTGCCCATTGCGCCTGTGGGGACCCAGGAGTACACGGCCCAGCAGTACCAGCAGGTCCAG ACGCCGACTCTGATCATCTATGGTGAGCGCGACTCCGGCCTGGGCGCTCAGTCCCTGCAGAGCCTGCAGCAGCTCCCGAAGCACAAAGTGGTGGTGCTGCCTGACGCCGGCCATGCCTGCTACCTGGAGAAGCCTCGCGAGTTCCACGAGGTGCTGCTAGCCTTCCTGGGCGAGCTGCAGTGA
- the ABHD14A gene encoding protein ABHD14A isoform X6 — protein sequence MALIRNRLGLLVLGVLVTFVLYLLLPAIQHERFTSRAGSHKAQARAEEKGQQDVNVTVLTGTIAGSPSILFREGFLLQRAGTPSPKRLEVVFLHGQAFTSKTWEDLGTLTLLSEEGYRSVAIDLPGYGNSPLSDSVSTEQGRVAFLLRVLKELGIQRPVLISPSMSGHYSVPFVLVHGAQLKGFVPIAPVGTQEYTAQQYQQVQTPTLIIYGERDSGLGAQSLQSLQQLPKHKVVVLPDAGHACYLEKPREFHEVLLAFLGELQ from the exons ATGGCTTTGATCCGCAACAGACTGGGGCTGCTGGTCCTCGGGGTCCTCGTCACCTTTGTCCTCTACCTGTTGCTCCCTGCAATCCAGCACGAGAGGTTCACGTCCAGGGCAGGCAGCCACAAGGCCCAGGCCAGGGCTGAGGAGAAGGGCCAGCAAGATGTCAACGTCACCGTCCTAACAGGGACCATTGCAGGGAGCCCGTCCATCTTATTCAGAGAAGGcttcctgctccagagagctgggACTCCCAGCCCCAAAAG GCTGGAGGTGGTTTTTCTGCACGGCCAGGCTTTTACTTCCAAGACTTGGGAGGACCTGGGGACGCTGACTCTGCTCTCAGAGGAAGGATATCGCTCCGTTGCTATCGACCTGCCTG GCTACGGCAACTCCCCGCTTTCCGATTCTGTCTCCACGGAGCAGGGCCGTGTCGCCTTCCTGCTGCGTGTGCTGAAGGAGCTGGGGATCCAGAGGCCAGTTCTGATCAGCCCGTCCATGAGTGGCCACTATTCCGTCCCCTTTGTCCTGGTACATGGGGCGCAGCTGAAGGGCTTTGTGCCCATTGCGCCTGTGGGGACCCAGGAGTACACGGCCCAGCAGTACCAGCAGGTCCAG ACGCCGACTCTGATCATCTATGGTGAGCGCGACTCCGGCCTGGGCGCTCAGTCCCTGCAGAGCCTGCAGCAGCTCCCGAAGCACAAAGTGGTGGTGCTGCCTGACGCCGGCCATGCCTGCTACCTGGAGAAGCCTCGCGAGTTCCACGAGGTGCTGCTAGCCTTCCTGGGCGAGCTGCAGTGA